The DNA region CTCGCTGGGGGCAATGCGTTCGATGCAGCAGTTGCAGTGGCTTCGACACTCAACGTCGTTGAGCCTTATATGTCGGGTATTGCTGGTAACGGGTATATGTTGATTTATAGTGCGAAGGAAAAAACACACCGCGTGATAGATTATCTGGGCACTGCCCCTTATGCAGCGACGCTGGATGTCTATCCGACACTCGAAAGTCAGCAGGTTGGCATCCGTGCGGGAATGGTGCCGGGTGGATGTGGCGGCTGGTTGGCACTCTTAGACCGCTATGGAAGCATGGATCGCGCCGACATCTTTGCTCCAGCGATTGAATCTGCTGAAAACGGATACGCTGTCACGGTCAAGAATGCGGAGTTCATTGCGGGCGCGCGTCCCTATTTTTCGGAAAGAGCCGAAGAGGTTATCGCCTCACGAGGGAGAACTCCACATCCCGGCGAGGTTTTGGTGCAGAAGGATCTTGCTCAAACGTTTCGCACGGTTGCGGAAGGCGGTGCAGAGGCGTTCTATCGCGGTGAGATTGCTAAGGAGATCGTCCGTTTTTCCGAGGAAACTGATGGACTGATTACCGAAAAGGATTTGGCTGACTTTGAAGTGGAGTGGCAGGAACCTATCTCTGTTACTTATAAAGATTACGAAGTCTACTGTCCACCTCCACCCTGTTCGGGTTTTCAATATCTGGAGACACTGAATATTTTAGAAAACGATGCGCTCGGTGAGCTCGGACACAATACCCCAGAATACTTGCATCTACTGATTGAAGCGATTAAATTAGCGAGTGCGGACAGAGCCGAATACGCCCCGCGTCCGAATCCACCGATTGAAAGGTTGTTATCAAAAGACTATGCACAGGCACAACGCGAACGTATTGGTGAACAGGCTGCAGTCAGTGGTGGTGAGCGTTGGTCAAAGGACAAACTCCCCGGTGAGATTATCGCTAATGACTGGACAACCGAATGTACCACGCACTTCGACACTGCTGATGCAGAGGGCAACATCGTCGCTGTGACGCAGAGTCTTGGACAACCCTTCGGCTCAGGTGTAATTCTCGGTTCAACGGGGATGTTCCTCAACAACTTTATGAACTGGTTTGACAGGATTCCTGAGAGTCCGAACGCCGTTGGACCGCATAAACGGATAGAGATGTGCATGTCGCCGTGCCAAGTTTGGAAGGATGGGA from Candidatus Poribacteria bacterium includes:
- the ggt gene encoding gamma-glutamyltransferase, which codes for MAFPSHGTTHRSTVTGTRGMATSAHPLASLAGARMLLAGGNAFDAAVAVASTLNVVEPYMSGIAGNGYMLIYSAKEKTHRVIDYLGTAPYAATLDVYPTLESQQVGIRAGMVPGGCGGWLALLDRYGSMDRADIFAPAIESAENGYAVTVKNAEFIAGARPYFSERAEEVIASRGRTPHPGEVLVQKDLAQTFRTVAEGGAEAFYRGEIAKEIVRFSEETDGLITEKDLADFEVEWQEPISVTYKDYEVYCPPPPCSGFQYLETLNILENDALGELGHNTPEYLHLLIEAIKLASADRAEYAPRPNPPIERLLSKDYAQAQRERIGEQAAVSGGERWSKDKLPGEIIANDWTTECTTHFDTADAEGNIVAVTQSLGQPFGSGVILGSTGMFLNNFMNWFDRIPESPNAVGPHKRIEMCMSPCQVWKDGNPFAAIGTPGSHGILQTTLQMVLNLIEHGMNVQAAIEAPRIRLVNPGTHVSMEGRIPAAVRAALEARGHEVEVLPDWTATVGGGHGIAFDPEEGSFMGGADPRRDGYAIGV